The following DNA comes from Candidatus Poribacteria bacterium.
ATTTGACGATAAGGGGCAAACCGGTGACCCTCCTCACGCGCCAAACAAGCTCATGCGTCTCCTCCGGATCGATCCCTATCGCCATTCCCCCCCTTTTGACGTTCGGACAGGATATGTTCAGCTCTAAAGCGGCGATACCCTCAACCGTTGAAAGTCGTTCCGCCAGTTCGATGTATTCGTCGGGCGAGTCCCCCGATATATTGACTATCACAGGGATATTGAGGCCGCGCAGGAAAGGCATCTTCTGTGAGATGAAGCTCTCCAGTCCGACGTTTTGCAATCCTATGGCGTTGAGCATGCCCGAAGGGGTCTCGACGATCCTGGGAGGAGGATTGCCGGACCTCGGCTTGAGGGTTATGGATTTAGTGACTATCGCTCCCAGACGGTTCAGATCGAAGAGATCGCTGTATTCCTGACCGTATCCGAAAGTGCCGGATGCGACCATCACGGGATTCTTGAGCTTAAGGCCCGCTATTTCGACGGAAAGGTCAGGTGTGATCATCCTCCGCCCTCAATCAAGCTCATACGACCGATGCCGTGGTGGTTCATCCACCTCCGTATTCTATCCCAATCTATTCTATCGACGTTGAAAACAGGTCCTTCCGTGCATACCCTTCCGTAATCTCCACCTCTGATCGGCACAACGCATCCCAGACACGCCCCCAATCCACATCCCATCACGCTTTCAAGCGAAACCAGAGTTGGGAGCCCTTTACGGAGCTGAGCCACCTTGATCAACATCGGCATCGGCCCACATGCGTAGATGGTTGTTCTGACCCTGTCGAGCTTTCTCTCATCGATGATCTTACTCATGAGCTGTGGGACGGTACCTTTGAACCCGAAGGTGCCATCGTC
Coding sequences within:
- a CDS encoding dihydroorotate dehydrogenase, translated to MITPDLSVEIAGLKLKNPVMVASGTFGYGQEYSDLFDLNRLGAIVTKSITLKPRSGNPPPRIVETPSGMLNAIGLQNVGLESFISQKMPFLRGLNIPVIVNISGDSPDEYIELAERLSTVEGIAALELNISCPNVKRGGMAIGIDPEETHELVWRVRRVTGLPLIVKLTPNVTDITLIAKAAVDGGAEALSLVNTFLAMAVDVERRKPMLANVTGGLSGPAIRPIAVRMVWQVAQAVDVPVIGIGGVMSWRDALEFLIVGASAVAVGTANFVNPMAPIQIIKGIAEYLQRHRVRSIRDLIGSLQIDP